From the Bacteriovorax sp. Seq25_V genome, one window contains:
- a CDS encoding HTTM domain-containing protein, translating into MKLIAKFEDKKDTISNTFRCINLWIFVYLFFLLFNYKNIFLSHLLLLGSNISQNTYLSSLIYNMNSSVLVGVSFTLLLVSVGVGIFYKLHSIFYLIQLFLFLNIEFYLGATTDTGNQVIKNIFVLALIYEILKKYNSQDAIKYFKTIVIVQLAVIYLFSAINKLHGNDWTTGVALQKIFLLREDLYLMNLLPLGNNALKVMSYIIVIFQLLSPLLAFRRIRKYYLLLAANFHILIFFEFGLFYFSLAMLLLIFVSSLKTNDLENKVTKK; encoded by the coding sequence ATGAAATTAATCGCTAAGTTTGAAGATAAAAAAGATACAATTTCTAATACATTTAGATGTATAAATCTCTGGATCTTCGTTTATCTATTTTTTCTTCTATTCAATTATAAAAATATTTTCTTATCTCATCTTTTACTTTTAGGGTCTAATATTTCTCAAAATACATACCTCAGTAGCTTAATATACAATATGAACTCATCTGTTCTTGTTGGCGTTTCTTTTACTTTGTTGCTTGTATCTGTCGGCGTAGGAATATTTTATAAACTTCACTCAATATTTTACTTAATTCAACTCTTTCTTTTTTTAAACATTGAGTTTTATTTAGGTGCAACAACTGACACAGGAAACCAAGTAATTAAAAATATATTTGTTCTTGCGCTCATATATGAGATTCTGAAAAAGTATAATAGCCAAGATGCGATCAAATACTTCAAAACAATAGTGATTGTTCAATTAGCAGTGATTTACCTGTTTTCAGCAATAAACAAACTTCATGGAAATGATTGGACAACAGGTGTTGCGTTACAGAAGATTTTTTTACTTCGAGAAGACCTATATTTAATGAATTTACTTCCTCTGGGAAATAATGCCTTAAAAGTAATGAGCTATATAATAGTTATTTTTCAACTTCTTTCACCACTTTTAGCATTTCGAAGGATTAGAAAATATTATCTCCTTCTAGCAGCGAACTTTCATATATTGATATTCTTCGAGTTTGGATTATTCTACTTCTCACTAGCAATGCTATTACTTATTTTCGTCTCTTCATTGAAAACTAATGATCTCGAAAATAAAGTGACGAAGAAATAA
- a CDS encoding lantibiotic dehydratase — MKINANNTFLRLPRFPVELYLDACLCDPAELVKLINTEAYSDFRKLLEHENQYLYESIVNKNMSRKDIVSALNYLMRSTTRCSPYREFSGVHGLSLSDHSTAFSNNDIKVDVKPGKTIENFIIVKNKAIKFMPNSLSFIAGKRIKRIKSQEIIEYFNSLPDEINTITPQVINLLKLGLLVKIKDIDVYNTRKLSSRSLLDFSLQRSEISVHDLNELSKAIASLVFLNSNDVNKSIYWLNDVRVEIFKNYGANPIPILDLFFSEKKIHTDLEELFIRSQSQISIARKAFSDVLSSMDSESQVVLSESHLKILNEASLKLPTNLSQKFGVIFRKISESADKKYQLLYARSSFNGLRVMSEYANDTIITDDEDVIYCDILCQDSLDRGVLLNRPLATNYAISLDGTKLASIQKSIELNDVYVYASHSEIVLYSKKLNKRIVPVLLSSYLSENSSNLIYRFMSAISKFHYNDGVHLDMAWMNKRIYPRVMYEGIVLYPKTWVLDNEAQLRNCIKDLPQFVRVIDGDKDGLVDTSSPYIIDQVMKLSGTRIILQEDFSLSSTVKLKNGQNFVNEIFYSFSLEEKKEKKNFKIYNNRKLPLLSEISEVRLIAGPAMLKDLAEFIIQKYFSGENQIEFYFINYQLPVSHLRFRIFNNSQLAMQIANDSQLNDFFTVRDSLVTHYELETSIYGKDGVDLYLIYSKVMSRNFLKITEVVDSVDLGVDDNFGPVSALLFLGLFSSKVLSSQPSQIIFKEDYLNFSYKRIFNYFLEMSKNNSKFVASVNALVDNLLVEIMPILDSWEALFESGKVDKDLDFFVNRLIHMELFRLTDGSHVFANDFVLKLAADLIKREKYVQI, encoded by the coding sequence ATGAAAATTAACGCAAATAATACGTTTCTTAGATTACCCCGCTTTCCTGTCGAGTTATATCTTGATGCATGTTTATGCGATCCTGCAGAATTAGTGAAATTAATTAATACTGAAGCTTACTCGGATTTTAGAAAATTGCTAGAGCATGAAAATCAATATTTATACGAGTCAATTGTTAATAAGAATATGTCTAGAAAAGATATTGTATCGGCTCTAAATTATCTAATGAGATCGACTACTAGGTGTTCTCCTTATCGTGAGTTTTCAGGTGTTCATGGGTTAAGTTTGTCAGATCATTCAACTGCTTTTTCTAATAATGATATCAAAGTTGATGTGAAGCCTGGTAAGACAATTGAGAACTTTATTATCGTAAAAAATAAAGCGATCAAATTTATGCCGAATAGTTTATCTTTTATAGCGGGAAAAAGAATCAAGAGAATTAAGTCTCAAGAGATCATCGAGTATTTCAACAGCCTGCCAGATGAAATAAATACTATCACACCCCAAGTTATCAATTTGTTGAAACTTGGCCTTTTAGTTAAGATTAAAGATATCGATGTTTATAACACGAGAAAACTTTCTAGTCGTTCTTTGTTAGACTTTTCACTACAGCGAAGTGAAATTAGTGTTCATGATTTAAATGAGCTTTCTAAAGCTATTGCTAGCCTTGTTTTTCTAAATAGCAATGATGTTAACAAATCTATTTATTGGCTCAATGATGTAAGAGTTGAAATTTTTAAGAACTATGGAGCTAATCCTATCCCAATACTCGACTTGTTTTTTTCTGAAAAAAAAATCCATACTGATTTAGAAGAGCTATTTATTCGATCTCAGTCGCAGATATCCATTGCGAGAAAAGCGTTTTCGGATGTATTAAGTTCGATGGATAGTGAGTCTCAAGTTGTTTTAAGTGAAAGTCATCTGAAAATTCTTAATGAGGCGTCGTTAAAACTTCCAACTAACTTGAGTCAGAAGTTTGGGGTTATATTTCGTAAGATCAGTGAGTCCGCAGACAAGAAGTATCAATTGTTATACGCGCGCAGTTCATTTAATGGACTTAGAGTAATGAGTGAGTATGCAAATGATACAATCATCACAGATGATGAAGATGTTATTTATTGTGATATCTTATGCCAAGACTCCTTAGATAGAGGGGTATTGCTAAATCGTCCATTAGCAACGAATTATGCGATTTCTTTAGATGGTACTAAACTAGCTTCAATACAAAAAAGTATTGAACTTAATGATGTCTATGTTTATGCAAGCCACTCTGAAATAGTACTCTATTCAAAAAAACTTAATAAAAGAATTGTCCCTGTTTTACTGTCTTCTTATCTTTCTGAAAATTCCTCAAATCTCATTTATCGATTTATGAGTGCAATCTCTAAGTTTCACTATAATGATGGTGTGCATCTGGATATGGCATGGATGAACAAACGCATCTATCCACGAGTTATGTATGAGGGAATTGTTCTTTACCCTAAAACTTGGGTTTTAGATAATGAGGCTCAATTGAGGAATTGCATTAAAGATCTCCCTCAATTTGTGAGAGTTATAGATGGAGACAAAGATGGGCTTGTTGATACTTCGAGTCCCTATATTATTGATCAAGTTATGAAGCTTTCAGGAACAAGAATTATATTACAAGAAGACTTTTCTCTAAGCTCTACAGTTAAATTAAAAAATGGGCAAAACTTTGTAAATGAAATATTTTATTCTTTTTCTTTGGAAGAGAAAAAGGAAAAGAAAAATTTTAAGATTTATAATAATAGAAAACTTCCTCTTCTAAGCGAAATTTCTGAAGTCCGTCTGATTGCCGGACCTGCCATGCTAAAAGATCTTGCTGAATTTATAATACAGAAATATTTTTCGGGCGAAAATCAGATAGAGTTTTATTTTATTAATTATCAGCTACCGGTTTCTCATTTGAGATTTAGAATTTTCAATAATTCACAACTAGCAATGCAAATTGCAAATGATAGTCAATTGAATGATTTTTTTACTGTTAGAGACTCGCTCGTCACTCATTACGAGTTAGAAACTTCTATATATGGAAAAGATGGTGTTGATTTATATTTAATTTATTCAAAAGTCATGTCTCGTAATTTCCTGAAGATTACTGAAGTTGTCGACTCTGTCGATTTGGGGGTTGATGATAACTTTGGTCCGGTAAGTGCTCTGTTATTTTTAGGCCTGTTTTCAAGTAAAGTATTGTCTAGTCAACCATCACAGATTATCTTTAAGGAGGATTATCTCAATTTTTCATATAAAAGAATATTTAACTATTTTTTGGAGATGAGTAAAAACAATTCAAAGTTTGTCGCAAGTGTAAATGCTCTTGTTGATAATTTATTAGTTGAAATAATGCCAATTCTGGACTCATGGGAAGCTCTGTTTGAGAGCGGGAAGGTTGATAAAGATTTGGACTTCTTTGTAAATCGATTAATACATATGGAGCTTTTTAGGCTCACGGATGGTTCACATGTGTTTGCAAACGATTTTGTTTTGAAGCTAGCAGCAGATTTAATCAAACGAGAAAAATATGTACAGATCTGA
- a CDS encoding lanthionine synthetase LanC family protein has translation MLEKEYLDYAASYYDKYYDFVQKHGSTSINHGFSGLLLYHLQRFQALKNVDDFKKTKDIIGHCLKNLDDGFGETSFFLGPLGVVWSLYLAEEVFKKTIIDHNRIDAILLQYLVEQKEFLNHHSGVLDFIYGVTGWYIIYPYLNSSLQTIVKEVFFTQFSGFDISRIGKVVYDGEDRLIEYSSDHVGFAHGLSSIIYVSRKLDFDNSFEACRNEMLHRVKTSLNSDFELARTFGGNDYTRQDWCHGMLGVLNIIPEIKDEVLARYWKRNISFHDHGLCHGLGQKVIIPKIYDGDFVPFEIPNMSLKTNVTDLSFIQTPLVTEMALRFDKNRDFNFTWWRLFYP, from the coding sequence ATGTTAGAAAAAGAATATTTAGATTATGCAGCAAGTTATTATGATAAGTATTATGACTTTGTTCAAAAACATGGCTCGACGAGTATTAACCACGGTTTTTCAGGACTTCTTCTTTATCACTTACAGAGGTTTCAGGCATTAAAGAATGTTGACGATTTCAAAAAAACTAAAGACATCATAGGTCATTGTCTAAAGAACCTTGATGATGGCTTTGGTGAGACTTCATTTTTTTTAGGGCCTCTTGGAGTCGTTTGGTCTCTATATTTAGCAGAAGAGGTTTTCAAAAAAACAATTATTGATCACAATCGAATTGACGCTATTTTGTTGCAGTATCTTGTTGAACAGAAGGAATTTTTAAATCATCACTCTGGAGTTCTCGATTTTATTTACGGTGTTACGGGTTGGTATATTATTTACCCATATTTAAATTCTAGTCTTCAGACCATAGTGAAAGAAGTTTTCTTTACTCAATTTAGTGGCTTTGACATTTCCCGTATTGGAAAAGTTGTTTATGATGGAGAAGATAGGCTCATTGAATACAGCTCTGACCATGTTGGGTTTGCTCATGGATTATCTTCAATTATATATGTAAGTCGAAAATTAGACTTTGATAATTCTTTTGAAGCTTGTCGCAATGAAATGCTCCATCGAGTTAAAACCTCGCTAAATAGTGACTTTGAGCTGGCACGTACTTTTGGTGGTAATGATTATACTAGACAGGATTGGTGCCATGGAATGCTAGGCGTGTTGAATATTATCCCTGAGATTAAAGATGAAGTCCTTGCTCGGTATTGGAAAAGAAATATTTCATTTCATGATCATGGTTTATGTCATGGACTAGGTCAAAAAGTAATAATACCTAAAATATATGATGGAGATTTTGTTCCCTTTGAAATACCTAATATGTCTCTTAAGACAAATGTAACCGATTTAAGCTTTATTCAGACTCCATTGGTAACAGAAATGGCATTGCGGTTTGATAAAAATCGAGATTTTAACTTTACCTGGTGGAGGCTCTTTTATCCTTAG
- a CDS encoding lantibiotic dehydratase C-terminal domain protein: MSSSDSDPSVAIKLLAVRANLLSEISRSRELQNYISNLKLVDPLLHYLENIFYPGYSKNLQIYLKNLESSKLRLMSEELIGKRLGLEELKAILSVKLGDAWPGAIFYEMGQSYDDVVLPNRESVRKLLEAYYKTEDLEDSAYVLKFLSMRTSAGCLFLFKGIYASEFARFSKHEIKDSMFYLLGTGNQVIDFYQRVMTHGVERKPVSELQENEFCNAIIYDSFPVDSIADEKYKKIYESKRTNGRDLVSFFDYLPEIGKKRDKIQVGEVILAPDTWCLRKSDMIDNIFSEEWRVEIGLPSVFYLNLFNGIFRIDTCNELSMRKMLAEIFNQANKKIDKVYVENLDFCTDSDSVQEIYLGYSNEN; the protein is encoded by the coding sequence ATGAGTTCCTCCGATAGTGACCCATCTGTGGCCATAAAACTTTTGGCGGTTAGGGCCAATCTTCTTTCTGAAATCTCCCGATCACGTGAGTTACAAAATTATATTTCAAATCTAAAATTAGTTGATCCTCTGCTGCATTATCTAGAAAATATTTTCTATCCTGGCTATTCAAAAAACTTACAAATTTATTTGAAGAACTTAGAATCAAGTAAGCTGCGACTGATGTCTGAGGAGTTAATCGGGAAGAGATTAGGGCTTGAAGAATTGAAGGCAATTCTCTCTGTAAAATTAGGTGATGCTTGGCCAGGGGCTATTTTTTATGAAATGGGACAATCTTATGATGATGTTGTTCTTCCAAATCGTGAGTCAGTAAGAAAATTACTTGAAGCTTATTATAAAACTGAAGATCTTGAAGATAGTGCGTATGTTTTAAAATTCCTCTCGATGAGAACTAGTGCGGGATGTCTCTTTCTCTTCAAAGGTATTTATGCCTCTGAGTTCGCGAGATTTTCTAAACATGAGATCAAAGACTCGATGTTTTATCTATTGGGTACAGGTAATCAAGTTATTGATTTTTACCAACGCGTGATGACTCATGGGGTAGAGAGGAAGCCTGTCTCCGAACTACAGGAAAATGAATTTTGTAATGCAATAATTTATGACTCATTTCCTGTCGATTCTATAGCAGATGAAAAATATAAAAAAATATATGAGTCCAAGAGAACTAATGGACGAGACCTAGTTTCTTTTTTTGATTATTTACCTGAGATAGGGAAAAAGCGTGATAAAATACAGGTTGGAGAGGTTATACTTGCTCCAGATACATGGTGTCTTAGAAAAAGTGATATGATTGATAATATCTTTAGCGAAGAGTGGAGGGTAGAGATTGGTCTACCTTCTGTCTTTTACTTAAACCTATTTAACGGTATTTTTAGAATAGACACTTGTAATGAACTCTCTATGAGAAAGATGCTTGCAGAGATATTTAATCAAGCTAATAAGAAAATTGATAAAGTGTATGTGGAAAATCTAGACTTTTGTACAGATTCTGATTCCGTTCAAGAGATATACTTAGGCTATTCAAATGAAAATTAA